A window of the Etheostoma spectabile isolate EspeVRDwgs_2016 unplaced genomic scaffold, UIUC_Espe_1.0 scaffold00004438, whole genome shotgun sequence genome harbors these coding sequences:
- the LOC116677137 gene encoding induced myeloid leukemia cell differentiation protein Mcl-1 homolog translates to MEASGYGIEGRNRASAAEPGTLTSRNALYTETKQLIQGYLDEFTGLVKPRWNESIALSTMKRVVAGILEHYRYEYNGGYWSLEHWTRNGDIGFVSEIAVNMFNDGTTHWGRIASLIAFGAALSLRFNEIGREDCVGLVGEEISLYLLTAQTDWLVGNNSWNGFVEFYRVADQQTTWTNILLWAAGCAGIAAALTLFIK, encoded by the exons ATGGAGGCAAGCGGTTATGGTATTGAGGGTAGAAACAGAGCCTCGGCAGCTGAGCCCGGTACCTTGACATCCAGAAACGCTCTTTACACCGAGACCAAGCAACTCATACAAGGGTATCTAGACGAGTTCACGGGACTTGTTAAACCGAGATGGAATGAAAGCATAGCTCTGTCTACTATGAAAAGGGTTGTGGCTGGCATTTTGGAGCACTACagatatgaatacaatggtgggTATTGGT CATTGGAGCATTGGACCAGAAATGGTGACATAGGGTTTGTCAGCGAGATAGCTGTGAACATGTTCAATGATGGGACCACACATTGGGGCCGTATTGCCAGCTTGATAGCATTCGGTGCCGCTTTGTCTCTGCGCTTTAATGAGATTGGCAGAGAGGACTGTGTGGGGCTAGTGGGAGAAGAAATCTCCCTGTACCTGCTGACCGCGCAGACGGACTGGCTCGTTGGAAACAACTCCTGG AATGGCTTTGTGGAGTTCTATCGGGTAGCGGACCAGCAGACTACTTGGACAAACATACTCCTCTGGGCTGCTGGATGTGCTGGCATTGCGGCAGCTCTGACCTTGTTCATCAAGTGA